One stretch of Danio rerio strain Tuebingen ecotype United States chromosome 6, GRCz12tu, whole genome shotgun sequence DNA includes these proteins:
- the marf1 gene encoding meiosis regulator and mRNA stability factor 1 isoform X2, with amino-acid sequence MEVCKPVLELKDVPPPPVHSGVPQAHACPAPPHTPPGLSGVRVDPEKVWPNIPPPVPVCNGCGATGAPTDGLLGVHLGKPVQKYGPAESSTQESLPPIGVFWDIENCAVPSGRSAAAVVQRLRERFFQGHREAEFICVCDINKENKAVIQELNNCQVTVAHINATAKNAADDKLRQSLRRFAETHTAPATVIVVSSDVNFGSELSDLRHRHGFQVILLHKSQASPALLQHAHRCAAFEELVSGLPPGMQVRTQPSVSLLFVHRLPMHRDAKAVANRLQRLSNNCGGKVLGVSGGCAVLRFASAEAAERARKRMENEDVLGQRILVSHSRDGPDEGEELRPPTAAAAAALFMPVEKLRSPRRQRRASRSCHAPERPYSPRNAGHASSCSPVMKPLPQAVCGATRPATASPQSNTLLSAPGRPVEPPQRSRRRDSPGQLFQVSTPSAFSKLSLQRSFSPMMLSHSSWSSRSASPCPSSRSSPRSAPSPSGCADEPQPFSDGADLQVSNLDYRLPRTELQQSLRDAFARHGRVKSVDLSPHTDYQLKARVHMSSLQQAISAVSLLHRYKIGSKRIQVSLVTGASNKSLTCLSSEIISILQDAPANCLPLYKFTETYERKFGHKLAVGDLYRLPELVCVREQGGGRLVCLLSNTQIRQSPLGSSHTHTHDSSNTASPVLFEELEYHEPVCKRHSAQQDFSEADFDPDSYMIPFVLESLKVLAAHVHSLLQSHEGMLPLLSFPDCYAAEFSALSVAEEGQLEGSVPLEHLITCIPGVTIVTAQNGFKVIKWIHNKPPPPNADLWLQRSKSPVGNPQLIQFSREMVDLMRSQPSCLMPVSRFIPAYHHHFAKQCRVSDYGYTKLLELLEAVPHVLQILGLGSKRLLTLTHRAQVKRFTQDLLKLLKMQASKQVSLQGFGSAYHWCFSRDWQVVDYGMCDLMDLLSEIPDSTISVCQQDADVIISVPKRERSAEEAERTRQFGREVVDLLRHQPHFRMAFSRFIPTYHHHFGRQCKLSYYGFSKLMELFEAIPDILQVLECGEERLLVLTEVERVKALAAQLVKLLRAQRDSGLPVCRLLGEYSKTFGYCLRLQDYEASTLPALLHRLCHVVKVVDTSEGKEVQLINRKSLRALTSQLLALMMSLPEERSDVCVEELRCQYELSYGAPLNPCEYGFISLAELLKSLPYLLQLSEDEGGGNERVRLTRLYQFARRVRALLLTFHYSQLFLSEFSSAFSKHSGETLHTHNYGYNTLEELLAAIPQVVWIKGHGHKKIIVLKNDMRARGSPALTDSPADEPHPEEEPRATTSPASGELELLCLSSSSAVDLLCAPVPSCLPSPALRPDPVQPPDLMHFQPPVNHQPRPANGSDPAQPSAGVWDSPARRSARSRVRLAANFSFTAAQPV; translated from the exons ATGGAGGTCTGTAAGCCGGTGCTGGAGCTGAAGGATGTTCCTCCTCCGCCGGTGCACAGTGGCGTGCCACAGGCACACGCGTGTCCCGCGCCCCCACACACACCTCCGGGCCTCAGT GGTGTACGAGTCGACCCGGAGAAGGTCTGGCCCAATATTCCTCCACCTGTCCCGGTGTGCAACGGCTGCGGTGCGACTGGAGCACCGACTGACGGGCTGCTGGGGGTCCACCTGGGCAAACCTGTGCAGAAATATG GTCCTGCAGAGAGCAGCACACAGGAGTCGCTGCCCCCCATTGGCGTGTTCTGGGACATCGAGAACTGTGCGGTTCCCAGCGGGCGCTCGGCGGCGGCGGTGGTGCAGAGGCTGCGGGAGCGCTTCTTCCAGGGCCACCGCGAGGCCGAGTTCATCTGCGTCTGCGACATCAACAAGGAGAACAAGGCCGTCATCCAGGAGCTCAACAACTGCCAG GTCACCGTGGCCCACATCAACGCCACTGCCAAAAACGCAGCAGACGACAAACTGCGGCAGAGTCTCCGGCGGTTTGCAGAGACGCACACCGCCCCCGCCACCGTCATCGTGGTGTCAT CGGATGTCAACTTCGGCAGTGAGCTGAGCGACCTGCGGCACCGGCACGGCTTCCAGGTGATTCTGCTGCACAAGAGCCAAGCGTCGCCGGCCCTGCTGCAACACGCCCACCGCTGCGCCGCCTTCGAGGAGCTGGTGTCCGGCCTGCCACCCGGCATGCAGGTCCGAACACAG CCCAGTGTCAGCCTTCTGTTTGTGCACCGCCTCCCCATGCACCGCGATGCCAAAGCGGTGGCCAACCGGCTGCAGCGCCTCTCCAATAACTGTGGAGGGAAAGTGCTGGGCGTGTCCGGTGGCTGTGCCGTGCTGCGATTCGCCAGCGCAGAGGCAGCAGAGCGCGCCCGCAAGCGCATGGAGAACGAGGACGTGCTGGGCCAGCGCATCCTGGTGTCGCACTCTCGGGACGGGCCGGATGAGGGAGAAGAGCTCCGCCCCCCCACTGCTGCCGCTGCCGCAGCTCTCTTCATGCCGGTGGAGAAGCTGCGCTCTCCTCGCCGCCAGCGCCGGGCGTCCCGCTCCTGCCACGCCCCCGAGCGCCCCTATAGCCCCAGGAATGCAGGCCACGCCTCCTCATGCAGCCCAGTGATGAAGCCCCTCCCCCAG GCTGTGTGTGGTGCGACCCGACCTGCCACTGCATCACCTCAGAGTAACACACTCCTGTCTGCACCCGGTAGACCAGTGGAGCCGCCTCAGCGCAGCCGAag GCGAGACTCTCCTGGGCAGCTGTTTCAGGTCAGCACTCCTTCAGCGTTCAGTAAGCTGAGTTTGCAGCGCAGCTTCAGTCCCATGATGCTCTCCCACAGCTCCTGGTCTTCACG GAGCGCGTCCCCCTGCCCGTCGAGCCGCTCTTCCCCCCGCAGCGCCCCGTCCCCCAGCGGCTGCGCAGACGAGCCTCAGCCCTTCTCTGATGGCGCAGACCTGCAGGTCAGCAATCTGGACTACCGGCTGCCCCGCACCGAGCTGCAGCAGAGCCTGCGGGACGCCTTCGCCAGACACGGCAGA GTGAAGAGCGTGGACCTCTCTCCACACACTGACTATCAGCTGAAGGCGCGTGTGCACATGAGCTCGCTCCAGCAGGCCATCAGCGCCGTCAGTCTGCTGCACCGCTACAAGATCGGCAGCAAGAGGATCCAGGTGTCACTGGTCACCGGAGCCAGCAACAAATCCCTCACCTGCCTCAG CTCTGAAATCATCAGCATTCTGCAGGACGCTCCGGCCAACTGTCTGCCGCTCTACAAGTTCACTGAGACCTATGAGAGGAA GTTTGGCCATAAGCTGGCGGTGGGCGATCTGTACCGGCTGCCGGAGCTGGTGTGTGTGCGCGAGCAGGGCGGCGGGCGGCTGGTGTGTTTGCTGTCCAACACTCAGATCCGGCAGAGTCCGCTGggttcctcacacacacacacacacgacagctCCAACACTGCCAGCCCGGTGCTGTTCGAGGAGCTGGAGTACCACGAGCCCGTCTGCAAACGCCACTCCGCTCAGCAGGACttcag TGAAGCTGACTTCGATCCGGACTCTTACATGATTCCGTTTGTTCTGGAGTCTCTGAAAGTTCTGGCCGCTCATGTGCACAGCTTACTGCAGTCTCACGAGGGCATGCTGCCACTGCTCAG tTTCCCAGACTGCTATGCTGCAGAGTTCAGTGCTCTGAGTGTGGCAGAGGAGGGTCAGCTGGAGGGCAGCGTCCCGCTCGAGCACCTCATCACCTGCATCCCCGGAGTGACTATAGTGACGGCCCAGAACGGCTTCAAGGTCATCAAGTGGATTCACAACAAACCCCCGCCTCCCAATGCag atcttTGGCTGCAGCGCAGTAAGAGTCCGGTCGGGAACCCGCAGCTGATCCAGTTCAGCCGGGAGATGGTGGACCTGATGAGGAGCCAGCCGTCCTGCCTGATGCCCGTCTCCAGGTTCATCCCGGCGTATCACCACCACTTCGCCAAGCAGTGCCGCGTGTCCGACTACGGCTACACCAAACTGCTGGAGCTGCTGGAGGCTGTTCCGCATGTGCTGCAG ATCCTGGGTTTAGGTTCCAAGCGTTTGCTGACGCTGACGCACCGCGCTCAAGTCAAGCGCTTCACTCAGGACCTGCTGAAGCTGCTGAAGATGCAGGCCAGTAAGCAGGTGTCGCTGCAGGGCTTCGGCTCGGCGTACCACTG gtgtttCTCCAGGGACTGGCAGGTGGTGGATTATGGGATGTGTGACCTGATGGACCTGCTGTCTGAGATCCCGGACTCCACCATCTCCGTGTGTCAGCAGGACGCAGACGTGATCATCTCGGTGCCGAAGCGAG AGCGGTCTGCAGAGGAAGCGGAGCGCACGCGTCAGTTTGGCCGGGAGGTGGTGGACCTACTGCGGCACCAGCCACACTTCCGCATGGCCTTCAGCCGCTTCATCCCCACATACCATCACCACTTCGGCCGGCAGTGCAAACTCTCCTACTACGGCTTCAGCAAACTGATGGAGCTGTTCGAGGCCATCCCCGACATCCTGCAG gtgctGGAGTGTGGTGAGGAGCGGCTGCTGGTGCTGACGGAGGTGGAGCGGGTGAAGGCTCTGGCTGCCCAGCTGGTGAAGCTGCTGCGGGCACAGAGAGACTCCGGGCTGCCCGTCTGCCGGCTGCTGGGCGAGTACAGCAAGACCTTCGGCTACTGTCTGCGGCTGCAGGACTATGAGGCCAGCACCCTGCCCGCGCTGCTGCACAGACTGTGCCATGTGGTGAAG GTGGTGGACACTTCCGAAGGGAAGGAGGTGCAGCTGATAAACAGGAAGTCTCTGCGCGCTCTGACCAGTCAGCTGCTGGCACTGATGATGTCACTTCCTGAGGAACGTAGTGATGTGTGTGTGGAGGAGCTGCGGTGCCAGTATGAGCTGAGCTACGGCGCGCCGCTGAACCCCTGCGAGTACGGCTTCATCTCTCTGGCGGAGCTGCTGAAGAGCCTGCCGTAcctgctgcag ctgtcAGAGGACGAGGGTGGTGGTAATGAGCGTGTGCGGCTCACCCGTCTCTACCAGTTCGCGCGGCGGGTTCGAGCGCTGCTGCTCACCTTCCACTACAGCCAGCTCTTCCTGTCAGAGTTCAGCAGCGCCTTCAGCAAACACAGCGGCGAGACGCTGCACACACACAACTACGGCTACAACACACTGGAGGAGCTGCTGGCCGCCATTccacag GTCGTCTGGATTAAAGGACACGGACACAAGAAGATCATTGTGCTGAAGAACGacatgagag ctcGTGGTAGTCCTGCACTTACAGACAGTCCAGCTGACGAGCCGCATCCTGAAGAGGAGCCAAGAGCCACCACCAGCCCTGCCagcg GTGAGCTGGAGCTGCTGTGTCTGTCCTCTTCTTCTGCGGTGGATCTGCTGTGCGCTCCTGTGCCCTCCTGCCTGCCGTCTCCTGCGCTGCGGCCCGACCCGGTGCAGCCGCCCGACctgatgcacttccagccgccgGTGAACCACCAGCCACGACCCGCTAACGGGAGCGACCCAGCTCAGCCCTCTGCGGGTGTGTGGGACAGTCCCGCGCGCAGGAGCGCCCGCAGCAGAGTCAGGCTAGCGGCTAACTTCAGCTTCACTGCCGCTCAGCCAGtgtaa
- the marf1 gene encoding meiosis regulator and mRNA stability factor 1 isoform X1 → MEVCKPVLELKDVPPPPVHSGVPQAHACPAPPHTPPGLSVSVCSMCELLLPACAALRPLPCPGSALCLCRRAPHSFPRAEPPVCPSALHTPLCVAAAHCVQDCWRQGVRVDPEKVWPNIPPPVPVCNGCGATGAPTDGLLGVHLGKPVQKYGPAESSTQESLPPIGVFWDIENCAVPSGRSAAAVVQRLRERFFQGHREAEFICVCDINKENKAVIQELNNCQVTVAHINATAKNAADDKLRQSLRRFAETHTAPATVIVVSSDVNFGSELSDLRHRHGFQVILLHKSQASPALLQHAHRCAAFEELVSGLPPGMQVRTQPSVSLLFVHRLPMHRDAKAVANRLQRLSNNCGGKVLGVSGGCAVLRFASAEAAERARKRMENEDVLGQRILVSHSRDGPDEGEELRPPTAAAAAALFMPVEKLRSPRRQRRASRSCHAPERPYSPRNAGHASSCSPVMKPLPQAVCGATRPATASPQSNTLLSAPGRPVEPPQRSRRRDSPGQLFQVSTPSAFSKLSLQRSFSPMMLSHSSWSSRSASPCPSSRSSPRSAPSPSGCADEPQPFSDGADLQVSNLDYRLPRTELQQSLRDAFARHGRVKSVDLSPHTDYQLKARVHMSSLQQAISAVSLLHRYKIGSKRIQVSLVTGASNKSLTCLSSEIISILQDAPANCLPLYKFTETYERKFGHKLAVGDLYRLPELVCVREQGGGRLVCLLSNTQIRQSPLGSSHTHTHDSSNTASPVLFEELEYHEPVCKRHSAQQDFSEADFDPDSYMIPFVLESLKVLAAHVHSLLQSHEGMLPLLSFPDCYAAEFSALSVAEEGQLEGSVPLEHLITCIPGVTIVTAQNGFKVIKWIHNKPPPPNADLWLQRSKSPVGNPQLIQFSREMVDLMRSQPSCLMPVSRFIPAYHHHFAKQCRVSDYGYTKLLELLEAVPHVLQILGLGSKRLLTLTHRAQVKRFTQDLLKLLKMQASKQVSLQGFGSAYHWCFSRDWQVVDYGMCDLMDLLSEIPDSTISVCQQDADVIISVPKRERSAEEAERTRQFGREVVDLLRHQPHFRMAFSRFIPTYHHHFGRQCKLSYYGFSKLMELFEAIPDILQVLECGEERLLVLTEVERVKALAAQLVKLLRAQRDSGLPVCRLLGEYSKTFGYCLRLQDYEASTLPALLHRLCHVVKVVDTSEGKEVQLINRKSLRALTSQLLALMMSLPEERSDVCVEELRCQYELSYGAPLNPCEYGFISLAELLKSLPYLLQLSEDEGGGNERVRLTRLYQFARRVRALLLTFHYSQLFLSEFSSAFSKHSGETLHTHNYGYNTLEELLAAIPQVVWIKGHGHKKIIVLKNDMRARGSPALTDSPADEPHPEEEPRATTSPASGELELLCLSSSSAVDLLCAPVPSCLPSPALRPDPVQPPDLMHFQPPVNHQPRPANGSDPAQPSAGVWDSPARRSARSRVRLAANFSFTAAQPV, encoded by the exons ATGGAGGTCTGTAAGCCGGTGCTGGAGCTGAAGGATGTTCCTCCTCCGCCGGTGCACAGTGGCGTGCCACAGGCACACGCGTGTCCCGCGCCCCCACACACACCTCCGGGCCTCAGTGTAAGCGTGTGCTCTATGTGTGAGCTGCTGTTGCCCGCCTGCGCCGCTCTGAGGCCACTGCCCTGCCCCGGCTCTGCTCTCTGTCTGTGCCGCCGGGCACCACACTCTTTCCCTCGGGCCGAGCCGCCCGTCTGCCCCAGTGCTCTGCACACGCCGCTGTGTGTGGCGGCCGCTCACTGTGTGCAGGACTGCTGGAGGCAG GGTGTACGAGTCGACCCGGAGAAGGTCTGGCCCAATATTCCTCCACCTGTCCCGGTGTGCAACGGCTGCGGTGCGACTGGAGCACCGACTGACGGGCTGCTGGGGGTCCACCTGGGCAAACCTGTGCAGAAATATG GTCCTGCAGAGAGCAGCACACAGGAGTCGCTGCCCCCCATTGGCGTGTTCTGGGACATCGAGAACTGTGCGGTTCCCAGCGGGCGCTCGGCGGCGGCGGTGGTGCAGAGGCTGCGGGAGCGCTTCTTCCAGGGCCACCGCGAGGCCGAGTTCATCTGCGTCTGCGACATCAACAAGGAGAACAAGGCCGTCATCCAGGAGCTCAACAACTGCCAG GTCACCGTGGCCCACATCAACGCCACTGCCAAAAACGCAGCAGACGACAAACTGCGGCAGAGTCTCCGGCGGTTTGCAGAGACGCACACCGCCCCCGCCACCGTCATCGTGGTGTCAT CGGATGTCAACTTCGGCAGTGAGCTGAGCGACCTGCGGCACCGGCACGGCTTCCAGGTGATTCTGCTGCACAAGAGCCAAGCGTCGCCGGCCCTGCTGCAACACGCCCACCGCTGCGCCGCCTTCGAGGAGCTGGTGTCCGGCCTGCCACCCGGCATGCAGGTCCGAACACAG CCCAGTGTCAGCCTTCTGTTTGTGCACCGCCTCCCCATGCACCGCGATGCCAAAGCGGTGGCCAACCGGCTGCAGCGCCTCTCCAATAACTGTGGAGGGAAAGTGCTGGGCGTGTCCGGTGGCTGTGCCGTGCTGCGATTCGCCAGCGCAGAGGCAGCAGAGCGCGCCCGCAAGCGCATGGAGAACGAGGACGTGCTGGGCCAGCGCATCCTGGTGTCGCACTCTCGGGACGGGCCGGATGAGGGAGAAGAGCTCCGCCCCCCCACTGCTGCCGCTGCCGCAGCTCTCTTCATGCCGGTGGAGAAGCTGCGCTCTCCTCGCCGCCAGCGCCGGGCGTCCCGCTCCTGCCACGCCCCCGAGCGCCCCTATAGCCCCAGGAATGCAGGCCACGCCTCCTCATGCAGCCCAGTGATGAAGCCCCTCCCCCAG GCTGTGTGTGGTGCGACCCGACCTGCCACTGCATCACCTCAGAGTAACACACTCCTGTCTGCACCCGGTAGACCAGTGGAGCCGCCTCAGCGCAGCCGAag GCGAGACTCTCCTGGGCAGCTGTTTCAGGTCAGCACTCCTTCAGCGTTCAGTAAGCTGAGTTTGCAGCGCAGCTTCAGTCCCATGATGCTCTCCCACAGCTCCTGGTCTTCACG GAGCGCGTCCCCCTGCCCGTCGAGCCGCTCTTCCCCCCGCAGCGCCCCGTCCCCCAGCGGCTGCGCAGACGAGCCTCAGCCCTTCTCTGATGGCGCAGACCTGCAGGTCAGCAATCTGGACTACCGGCTGCCCCGCACCGAGCTGCAGCAGAGCCTGCGGGACGCCTTCGCCAGACACGGCAGA GTGAAGAGCGTGGACCTCTCTCCACACACTGACTATCAGCTGAAGGCGCGTGTGCACATGAGCTCGCTCCAGCAGGCCATCAGCGCCGTCAGTCTGCTGCACCGCTACAAGATCGGCAGCAAGAGGATCCAGGTGTCACTGGTCACCGGAGCCAGCAACAAATCCCTCACCTGCCTCAG CTCTGAAATCATCAGCATTCTGCAGGACGCTCCGGCCAACTGTCTGCCGCTCTACAAGTTCACTGAGACCTATGAGAGGAA GTTTGGCCATAAGCTGGCGGTGGGCGATCTGTACCGGCTGCCGGAGCTGGTGTGTGTGCGCGAGCAGGGCGGCGGGCGGCTGGTGTGTTTGCTGTCCAACACTCAGATCCGGCAGAGTCCGCTGggttcctcacacacacacacacacgacagctCCAACACTGCCAGCCCGGTGCTGTTCGAGGAGCTGGAGTACCACGAGCCCGTCTGCAAACGCCACTCCGCTCAGCAGGACttcag TGAAGCTGACTTCGATCCGGACTCTTACATGATTCCGTTTGTTCTGGAGTCTCTGAAAGTTCTGGCCGCTCATGTGCACAGCTTACTGCAGTCTCACGAGGGCATGCTGCCACTGCTCAG tTTCCCAGACTGCTATGCTGCAGAGTTCAGTGCTCTGAGTGTGGCAGAGGAGGGTCAGCTGGAGGGCAGCGTCCCGCTCGAGCACCTCATCACCTGCATCCCCGGAGTGACTATAGTGACGGCCCAGAACGGCTTCAAGGTCATCAAGTGGATTCACAACAAACCCCCGCCTCCCAATGCag atcttTGGCTGCAGCGCAGTAAGAGTCCGGTCGGGAACCCGCAGCTGATCCAGTTCAGCCGGGAGATGGTGGACCTGATGAGGAGCCAGCCGTCCTGCCTGATGCCCGTCTCCAGGTTCATCCCGGCGTATCACCACCACTTCGCCAAGCAGTGCCGCGTGTCCGACTACGGCTACACCAAACTGCTGGAGCTGCTGGAGGCTGTTCCGCATGTGCTGCAG ATCCTGGGTTTAGGTTCCAAGCGTTTGCTGACGCTGACGCACCGCGCTCAAGTCAAGCGCTTCACTCAGGACCTGCTGAAGCTGCTGAAGATGCAGGCCAGTAAGCAGGTGTCGCTGCAGGGCTTCGGCTCGGCGTACCACTG gtgtttCTCCAGGGACTGGCAGGTGGTGGATTATGGGATGTGTGACCTGATGGACCTGCTGTCTGAGATCCCGGACTCCACCATCTCCGTGTGTCAGCAGGACGCAGACGTGATCATCTCGGTGCCGAAGCGAG AGCGGTCTGCAGAGGAAGCGGAGCGCACGCGTCAGTTTGGCCGGGAGGTGGTGGACCTACTGCGGCACCAGCCACACTTCCGCATGGCCTTCAGCCGCTTCATCCCCACATACCATCACCACTTCGGCCGGCAGTGCAAACTCTCCTACTACGGCTTCAGCAAACTGATGGAGCTGTTCGAGGCCATCCCCGACATCCTGCAG gtgctGGAGTGTGGTGAGGAGCGGCTGCTGGTGCTGACGGAGGTGGAGCGGGTGAAGGCTCTGGCTGCCCAGCTGGTGAAGCTGCTGCGGGCACAGAGAGACTCCGGGCTGCCCGTCTGCCGGCTGCTGGGCGAGTACAGCAAGACCTTCGGCTACTGTCTGCGGCTGCAGGACTATGAGGCCAGCACCCTGCCCGCGCTGCTGCACAGACTGTGCCATGTGGTGAAG GTGGTGGACACTTCCGAAGGGAAGGAGGTGCAGCTGATAAACAGGAAGTCTCTGCGCGCTCTGACCAGTCAGCTGCTGGCACTGATGATGTCACTTCCTGAGGAACGTAGTGATGTGTGTGTGGAGGAGCTGCGGTGCCAGTATGAGCTGAGCTACGGCGCGCCGCTGAACCCCTGCGAGTACGGCTTCATCTCTCTGGCGGAGCTGCTGAAGAGCCTGCCGTAcctgctgcag ctgtcAGAGGACGAGGGTGGTGGTAATGAGCGTGTGCGGCTCACCCGTCTCTACCAGTTCGCGCGGCGGGTTCGAGCGCTGCTGCTCACCTTCCACTACAGCCAGCTCTTCCTGTCAGAGTTCAGCAGCGCCTTCAGCAAACACAGCGGCGAGACGCTGCACACACACAACTACGGCTACAACACACTGGAGGAGCTGCTGGCCGCCATTccacag GTCGTCTGGATTAAAGGACACGGACACAAGAAGATCATTGTGCTGAAGAACGacatgagag ctcGTGGTAGTCCTGCACTTACAGACAGTCCAGCTGACGAGCCGCATCCTGAAGAGGAGCCAAGAGCCACCACCAGCCCTGCCagcg GTGAGCTGGAGCTGCTGTGTCTGTCCTCTTCTTCTGCGGTGGATCTGCTGTGCGCTCCTGTGCCCTCCTGCCTGCCGTCTCCTGCGCTGCGGCCCGACCCGGTGCAGCCGCCCGACctgatgcacttccagccgccgGTGAACCACCAGCCACGACCCGCTAACGGGAGCGACCCAGCTCAGCCCTCTGCGGGTGTGTGGGACAGTCCCGCGCGCAGGAGCGCCCGCAGCAGAGTCAGGCTAGCGGCTAACTTCAGCTTCACTGCCGCTCAGCCAGtgtaa